A single region of the Raphanus sativus cultivar WK10039 chromosome 1, ASM80110v3, whole genome shotgun sequence genome encodes:
- the LOC130496920 gene encoding uncharacterized protein LOC130496920: MFAQRYQWSIGVHEDVKREFTAKAKKRLLDTVGNWKEDWIYKGYKDGQPAELTKDVYDGLIRYWELPSSIAISNACSASRNTKDEHGNGPMLHCTGQKPHARVRLEMAKETGQLPSLKELYERTHKTKAGVFVDPRSEQIYNDVVARIEDRQTQLTQQSPDGIPVVLSTQEVDQIYEEVVPKKKGRTLGIGSVNDVPRATSSYGQRRADEVTELRSELHSTRTQLASTQTELESTRQSFQARMGGVEGFLEVISSGNPQWEELLADMRRRNPVPEPSRTQQQEEELQRRSEDLYRETIHRPGPT, encoded by the exons ATGTTTgct CAAAGATACCAGTGGTCCATCGGGGTTCACGAGGACGTGAAACGGGAGTTCACCGCAAAGGCGAAGAAGCGGTTGTTGGACACCGTAGGCAACTGGAAGGAGGACTGGATCTACAAGGGTTACAAGGACGGGCAACCCGCTGAGCTGACCAAGGATGTCTACGATGGTCTCATCCGTTACTGGGAGCTGCCATCATCCATTGCGATCTCCAACGCCTGCTCCGCCTCTCGTAACACCAAAGACGAGCACGGCAACGGCCCGATGCTTCACTGTACGGGTCAAAAACCCCATGCCCGTGTCCGCTTGGAAATg gCCAAAGAGACGGGACAACTCCCGTCTCTTAAAGAGCTTTACGAGAGGACCCACAAGACCAAGGCGGGGGTATTTGTGGATCCgaggtccgagcaaatctacaacgatgtcgttgctcggattgaagaccgccaaactcagctgacccagcaatctcccgatggaataccggtcgtattatccactcaagaagtggatcagatttacgaggag gtcgtccctaagaaaaagggacgtacgttgggaatcggttccgtcaacgatgtcccaagagcgacatcgtcttatggtCAGAGACGAGCCGACGAAGTCACTGAGCTGCGTTCGGAGTTACACTCGACGCGGACTCAGTTGGCGTCGACGCAGACGGAGTTGGAGTCTACGCGCCAATCATTCCAAGCTCGTATGGGTGGAGTGGAGGGGTTTCTGGAAGTTATATCTTCTGGAAATCCCCAATGGGAGGAGTTGTTGGCGGATATGCGACGACGGAACCCGGTTCCCGAGCCTTCTCGTACTCAGCAGCAAGAGGAGGAACTACAGAGGAGGAGTGAAGACCTCTACCGGGAAACGATCCACCGCCCCGGCccgacttag
- the LOC108851682 gene encoding nudix hydrolase 25 — protein MENLPPGYRPNVGVCLINSDNLVFVASRLNVPGAWQMPQGGIEDGEDPKSAAMRELQEETGVVSAAIIAEVPNWLTNDFPPAVKAKVNRLWGGEWHGQAQKWFLVRLINDEDEREINLANNEADSEFAEWKWARPEEVVEQAVDYKRPTYEQVIKTFGSYLNDPGRAAKCKSAKW, from the exons ATGGAGAATCTACCACCTGGTTATCGTCCCAATGTTGGTGTTTGTCTAATCAATTCGGATAATCTG GTATTTGTAGCTTCAAGATTGAATGTTCCTGGAGCATGGCAGATGCCACAG GGAGGCATTGAAGATGGAGAGGATCCAAAGTCAGCAGCCATGAGAGAGTTACAAGAAGAAACTGGAGTCGTTTCAGCTGCAATCATCGCTGAG GTTCCAAATTGGTTGACAAATGATTTCCCACCTGCAGTAAAAGCAAAAGTTAACCGTCTCTGGGGCGGTGAATGGCATGGTCAAGCGCAGAAATG GTTTCTAGTGAGACTGATAAACGACGAGGACGAAAGAGAGATCAATCTAGCTAACAATGAAGCGGATTCAGAGTTTGCGGAGTGGAAATGGGCGAGACCGGAAGAAGTGGTAGAGCAAGCAGTCGATTACAAAAGGCCAACGTATGAACAAGTCATAAAGACTTTTGGTTCTTACTTGAATGATCCAGGAAGAGCTGCTAAATGTAAATCTGCCAAGTGGTGA
- the LOC108814335 gene encoding pyruvate dehydrogenase E1 component subunit beta-2, chloroplastic produces MSAIIHGAGAATALSTFNFKTLVAPCRTNIPGRSKRCIVAAGSDDDASKSFGSSILTVRHSQKLIANAVATKADMSATTGTGHELLLFEALQEGLEEEMDRDPHVCVMGEDVGHYGGSYKVTKGLADKFGDLRVLDTPICENAFTGMGIGAAMTGLRPVIEGMNMGFLLLAFNQISNNCGMLHYTSGGQFTIPVVIRGPGGVGRQLGAEHSQRLESYFQSIPGIQMVACSTPYNAKGLMKAAIRSENPVILFEHVLLYNLKEKIPDEEYICNLEEAEMVRPGEHITILTYSRMRYHVMQAAKTLVNKGYDPEVIDIRSLKPFDLYTIGNSVKKTHRVLIVEECMRTGGIGASLTAAINENFHDYLDAPVMCLSSQDVPTPYAGTLEEWTVVQPAQIVTAVEQLCQ; encoded by the exons ATGTCAGCGATAATCCATGGAGCTGGAGCTGCTACGGCCTTGTCGACGTTTAATTTCAAGACACTCGTTGCTCCTTGTCGCACGAATATTCCAG GGAGGAGCAAGAGATGCATTGTCGCTGCTGGATCTGATGATGATGCGAGTAAGAGCTTTGGTTCTTCTATCCTCACCGTTCGTCACTCTCAGAAACTGATTGCTAATGCTGTCGCG ACGAAGGCCGACATGTCTGCGACCACTGGTACTGG ACATGAACTACTCCTTTTCGAAGCTCTTCAAGAAGGTCTAGAAGAAGAGATGGACAGAGACCCACATGTATGCGTCATGGGCGAAGACGTTGGCCATTACGGAGGCTCCTACAAAGTTACCAAAGGCCTCGCTGATAAATTCGGCGACCTCAGGGTTCTCGACACTCCCATTTGTGAAAACGCCTTCACCGGTATGGGCATTGGAGCCGCCATGACTGGTCTTAGACCCGTCATCGAAGGCATGAACATGGGTTTCCTCCTCTTAGCCTTCAACCAAATCTCCAACAACTGTGGAATGCTTCACTACACATCTGGTGGTCAGTTCACCATCCCTGTCGTCATCCGTGGTCCCGGTGGAGTGGGACGCCAGCTCGGTGCTGAGCATTCGCAGCGGCTAGAATCTTACTTCCAGTCCATCCCTGGGATCCAGATGGTTGCTTGCTCAACTCCTTACAATGCTAAAGGCTTGATGAAAGCCGCCATAAGAAGTGAGAACCCTGTGATTCTGTTTGAGCACGTTCTGCTTTACAATCTTAAGGAGAAGATCCCTGACGAAGAATACATCTGTAACCTTGAAGAAGCTGAGATGGTTAGACCTGGAGAGCATATTACCATCCTCACTTACTCCCGGATGAGGTACCATGTGATGCAGGCGGCTAAAACGCTGGTGAACAAAGGGTATGACCCTGAGGTTATCGACATCAGGTCGTTGAAACCGTTTGATCTTTACACGATTGGGAACTCGGTGAAGAAAACGCACAGGGTTTTGATAGTGGAGGAGTGTATGAGAACCGGTGGGATTGGAGCTAGTCTTACGGCTGCTATTAATGAGAACTTTCATGACTATTTGGATGCTCCGGTGATGTGTTTGTCTTCTCAGGACGTTCCTACACCTTATGCTGGTACTCTTGAAGAGTGGACCGTGGTTCAACCGGCTCAGATCGTGACAGCCGTTGAGCAGCTTTGCCAGTGA
- the LOC108832926 gene encoding protein ALP1-like, with protein sequence MYESDQQCYDILRMHQRTFKALCKLLTEQYGLKESHNVYLEESVAMFLEVVGQDKTKRVIASRYQRSLDTVQRKLDDVLCALLKFAADTLRPQEGEFERVSPVVRNDRQYWPHFKDCVGALDGTHVPVRPPSQNAEAYNGRKGVTMNVLAICNFDMKFIYAYVGVPGRAHDSKVLTHCARNEASFPHPPPGKYYLVDSGYSTRTGYLGPHRNMRYHIPQFQRGGPPVSARELFNKRHSSLRSYIERTFGVWKAKWRILDRKHPKYGLVKWIKLVTATMALHNFIRDSHRDDQDFLEWENVDVGVEEAHDAMEALRDNITNGFGRGRLPY encoded by the exons ATGTATGAATCTGATCAGCAGTGCTATGATATTCTTCGGATGCATCAGAGAACTTTTAAAGCTTTGTGTAAGTTGCTAACTGAGCAATATGGATTGAAAGAGTCTCACAACGTCTACCTTGAGGAATCTGTTGCAATGTTTCTTGAGGTTGTTGGTCAAGACAAGACTAAGCGGGTTATTGCTTCAAGGTATCAAAGATCATTGGATACGGTACAAAGGAAGCTTGATGATGTCTTATGTGCTCTTCTCAAGTTTGCAGCAGATACACTAAGACCACAAGAAGGCGAGTTTGAAAGAGTAAGTCCTGTTGTGAGGAATGATCGTCAGTATTGGCCTCATTTCAAAGATTGTGTCGGAGCACTTGATGGAACGCATGTCCCGGTTCGTCCTCCAAGTCAGAATGCAGAAGCATATAATGGTAGAAAAGGAGTTACAATGAATGTTCTCGCCATATGTAACTTCGATATGAAGTTCATATATGCATATGTCGGAGTACCTGGTAGAGCACATGATTCAAAGGTCTTGACTCATTGTGCGAGGAATGAGGCTTCTTTCCCACATCCTCCTCCTGGAAAGTACTACCTAGTTGATTCCGGATACTCGACCAGGACAGGGTATCTTGGTCCGCATCGTAATATGCGATATCATATTCCTCAATTTCAGAGAGGAGGACCACCAGTTAGTGCACGAGAGCTGTTTAACAAAAGGCATTCAAGTCTGCGATCATACATTGAGAGGACATTTGGAGTATGGAAAGCAAAATGGAGGATTTTGGACCGTAAGCATCCAAAGTATGGTCTGGTCAAGTGGATTAAGTTGGTGACAGCGACGATGGCATTACACAACTTCATACGTGATTCACATCGGGATGATCAAGATTTTTTAGAATGGGAAAATGTTGATGTTGGAGTAGAAGAAGCTCatgatg CAATGGAGGCTTTGCGTGATAACATCACAAATGGATTTGGTAGAGGTCGTTTACCATATTAA